From a region of the Triticum aestivum cultivar Chinese Spring chromosome 7D, IWGSC CS RefSeq v2.1, whole genome shotgun sequence genome:
- the LOC123165740 gene encoding putative low molecular weight protein-tyrosine-phosphatase slr0328 produces the protein MVAATVASTSTAAAYSSLAPNPTARDPVRRRTTHPLVAATNRHVHGRTVTSLRQIHSRDHFANPPRPLFVASPAEAEAEEMAVEASTPAPAEASRKPFAVLFVCLGNICRSPAAEAVFRNLVSKRGLESKFQIDSAGTIGYHEGNKADSRMISTSKKRGIEVTSISRPIKPSDFRNFDLILAMDRQNYEDILSSFDRWQHKETLLDSGPKKVKLMCSYCKRHTESEVPDPYYGGAKGFEKVLDLLEDACESLLDSIVAENENISA, from the exons ATGGTCGCTGCAACCGTCGCGTCGACCTCCACCGCCGCCGCGTACTCGTCCTTGGCTCCGAACCCGACAGCGCGTGACCCGGTTAGGAGGCGCACTACTCATCCACTTGTGGCAGCCACCAATCGCCACGTGCACGGCCGCACTGTGACGAGTCTCCGCCAGATTCACTCTCGCGACCATTTCGCGAACCCTCCGCGGCCCCTATTCGTGGCGTCGCCggcggaagcagaagcggaagagATGGCCGTGGAGGCGAGTACTCCGGCGCCGGCCGAGGCCAGCCGGAAGCCCTTCGCTGTCCTCTTCGTCTGCCTCG GGAACATTTGTAGGAGTCCTGCAGCTGAGGCCGTCTTCCGGAACCTCGTCAGCAAGCGCGGACTTGAGTCCAAGTTTCAGATAGACTCTGCTGGTACCATAGGTTATCATGAG GGAAATAAGGCCGACTCAAGGATGATATCAACTTCCAAGAAGCGGGGGATTGAGGTGACCTCAATATCCAGGCCTATCAAACCCTCAGATTTCCGAAATTTTGATCTTATCCTTGCAATGGACAGGCAAAATTATG AAGACATTTTGAGTTCATTTGACAGATGGCAACACAAGGAGACCCTCCTAGATAGTGGGCCCAAGAAG GTTAAGCTGATGTGCTCCTATTGCAAGCGGCATACGGAGTCTGAAGTTCCAGATCCTTACTATGGAGGCGCTAAGGGATTTGAAAAG